In Cicer arietinum cultivar CDC Frontier isolate Library 1 chromosome 7, Cicar.CDCFrontier_v2.0, whole genome shotgun sequence, a single window of DNA contains:
- the LOC101514199 gene encoding uncharacterized protein, with protein MHKTSPNIEMLRVQALSTLRMPHHFLEFEGFAPMQNKLDTYCCSKQEIHNDDFIDFSGFAPIPEKLDTYCCTKNQTHNNAEENFKEKEFSFACTDVQGTSVFADEIFENGKIRSILLNFDKSIFLLNASNNDTSNLRPPLKKIFIEMSENSNSRSSDISKEPHKEPLKNRIMVEVKISNECYEKSNSTGSSKLWRFRQNINLRSNSDHKDAFVLLNPSVPSMVNKPKVQKIVVKKKKDDINKSTLSAYEKFYVMNKMRKDNNKRRSFLPYKHYLFGIFTNMNGLSRNLHPF; from the coding sequence atgcataaaacaTCCCCAAATATTGAAATGTTAAGAGTGCAAGCGCTATCAACTCTACGTATGCCTCACCATTTTCTTGAATTTGAAGGCTTTGCTCCCATGCAAAATAAACTTGATACATATTGTTGCAGCAAACAAGAAATTCACAACGAcgattttattgattttagtgGCTTTGCTCCCATTCCAGAAAAACTTGATACATATTGTTGTACCAAAAATCAAACACACAACAACGCTGAAGAAAATTTTAAGGAGAAAGAGTTTAGTTTTGCATGCACCGATGTCCAAGGAACGTCTGTATTTGCCGATGAGATATTTGAAAATGGAAAAATACGATCAATACTCCTTAAttttgacaaatctattttcttATTGAATGCATCAAATAATGATACATCAAATCTTCGACCACCGTTAAAGAAGATTTTTATTGAGATGTCTGAAAATTCAAACTCGAGATCGAGTGATATTTCAAAAGAACCTCATAAAGAGCCCTTGAAAAATAGGATAATGGTCGAGGTGAAGATTTCAAATGAGTGTTACGAAAAAAGTAACTCCACAGGGTCCTCAAAGTTGTGGAGATTTCGACAAAATATAAACCTTCGAAGTAACAGTGACCATAAGGATGCTTTTGTTCTATTGAATCCTTCAGTGCCATCAATGGTCAACAAGCCGAAGGTACAAAAAATCGTtgtcaaaaagaaaaaggatgatataaataaatctaCATTATCGGCTTACGAGAAGTTTTATGTCATGAACAAAATGAGGAAAGATAACAATAAACGAAGATCATTTTTGCCTTACAAGCACTATTTATTTGGGATATTTACCAACATGAATGGATTGAGTAGGAATCTACACCCCTTTTGA